From a single Methanobrevibacter sp. genomic region:
- a CDS encoding toxic anion resistance protein has translation MAEFSLDIDEIKSDVETTLKEEEKKLENSNLKNQAKDNAVAIFDADLNDPHERESILKPLESFGLSDMSKSAGRNEMLATRFVDLSKGGKDAENIGDKLAELDRQMKDLDPSKVDFTKKGFLGDLLNPVRKYFEKYEKAEGAISNIVESLDHSSKVLQNDNTTLLNEENYLREVTNKLMADIELGKKMDESIEAQIQEAEINGVPADKIKFVKEEILFPLRQRIMDMQQMIVVNQQGIVSLNVIRRNNKELIRGVYRAKNVTLSALRTGVMVASALYDQKIVMDKINILNATTENIIETTSHMLKEQGSEIQKHSAETMISPDVLKASFAEALQAIEDVSIYKEQALPKMKETIDMFSDMAMDGQKVVDKIETKNSSLIE, from the coding sequence ATGGCTGAATTCTCATTAGATATAGATGAAATCAAAAGCGATGTTGAAACAACATTAAAAGAGGAAGAGAAAAAATTGGAAAATTCCAATCTGAAAAATCAGGCTAAAGACAATGCTGTTGCAATTTTTGACGCTGATTTGAATGACCCTCATGAAAGGGAAAGCATCTTAAAACCATTAGAATCATTCGGTTTGTCTGACATGTCAAAATCAGCAGGCAGAAATGAGATGCTGGCTACAAGATTCGTTGACCTTTCCAAAGGAGGAAAAGATGCTGAAAACATCGGTGACAAACTGGCTGAACTTGACAGACAGATGAAAGACCTTGATCCAAGCAAAGTTGACTTTACAAAAAAAGGATTTTTAGGCGACCTTTTAAATCCTGTCAGAAAATACTTTGAAAAATATGAAAAGGCAGAAGGAGCCATTTCCAACATTGTTGAGTCACTGGACCACAGCAGCAAAGTTTTACAGAACGACAATACAACTCTTTTGAATGAGGAAAACTACCTAAGAGAAGTAACAAACAAACTGATGGCAGACATTGAACTCGGTAAAAAGATGGATGAGTCAATCGAAGCCCAAATCCAGGAAGCGGAAATAAATGGAGTTCCTGCAGATAAAATCAAATTCGTAAAAGAGGAAATTCTTTTCCCTCTCAGGCAAAGGATTATGGATATGCAGCAGATGATTGTTGTAAATCAGCAGGGAATAGTATCATTGAATGTAATTAGAAGAAACAACAAGGAACTTATCCGTGGAGTTTACCGTGCTAAAAACGTCACCCTGTCAGCTTTAAGAACAGGTGTTATGGTGGCAAGCGCCCTTTATGACCAGAAGATTGTAATGGATAAAATCAACATCCTCAATGCCACAACAGAAAACATCATCGAGACAACTTCACACATGCTTAAAGAGCAGGGAAGCGAAATCCAAAAACACAGTGCAGAAACCATGATTTCACCTGACGTGTTAAAGGCATCATTTGCAGAAGCTCTTCAGGCTATTGAAGATGTAAGCATCTACAAAGAACAGGCACTTCCTAAAATGAAGGAAACAATAGACATGTTCAGTGACATGGCAATGGACGGTCAGAAAGTTGTAGATAAAATTGAAACAAAAAACAGCAGCTTAATTGAATAA
- a CDS encoding zinc ribbon domain-containing protein, protein MTKKCPECGEFVPQDAHFCANCGHDFFDSSSGASKSGGGLFSDGKIFLVLIAIVIVVGAGIFLSMGFGGNDNSDTADDAPKHEVDLTISNVDGWDGESSGKTSYALYTEAIFNKVPSDLKGYNIKTTYMDKNNTEIGHETETLANVYYDTDYSISFGYYTTYKKPNPDHVNVEIIKDGKVIDNFTSKIDIGKIDYLN, encoded by the coding sequence ATGACCAAAAAATGTCCAGAATGTGGAGAATTTGTTCCTCAGGATGCTCATTTCTGCGCAAATTGCGGACATGACTTTTTCGACAGTTCAAGCGGCGCATCAAAAAGCGGAGGAGGACTTTTCTCTGACGGAAAAATATTTTTAGTTTTGATAGCTATTGTTATTGTAGTGGGAGCAGGAATATTTCTTTCCATGGGATTTGGAGGAAATGACAATTCAGATACTGCAGATGACGCACCAAAACATGAAGTTGACCTGACAATATCCAACGTTGACGGATGGGATGGTGAAAGTTCAGGAAAAACATCCTACGCTTTATATACCGAAGCAATATTCAACAAGGTTCCATCAGATTTAAAAGGATATAACATAAAAACAACATACATGGACAAGAACAATACTGAAATAGGTCATGAAACCGAAACATTGGCAAATGTCTACTACGATACCGATTACTCCATAAGTTTCGGATATTATACTACATACAAGAAACCTAATCCTGATCATGTTAATGTAGAAATTATAAAAGACGGAAAAGTTATAGATAACTTTACTTCAAAAATAGATATAGGTAAAATCGATTATTTAAATTAG
- the dtd gene encoding D-aminoacyl-tRNA deacylase, translating to MKLVVQRVTHASVEVEGEITGRIDEGLMVLVGFGENDTHREADYLARKVAKLRVFADDDGRMNRSVIDVGGKLLLVPQFTLYGKVKKYRPSFHRALAPDRATELFDYFVEKCREYVEVETGVFGAFMKVDLLNNGPVTILLEKQFDD from the coding sequence ATGAAACTGGTAGTTCAACGAGTAACACATGCAAGTGTTGAAGTAGAAGGAGAAATCACGGGGCGTATTGATGAAGGTCTGATGGTTCTGGTCGGATTCGGTGAAAACGACACACATAGGGAAGCCGATTATCTTGCTCGTAAAGTGGCCAAGTTAAGGGTATTTGCAGATGATGACGGGCGCATGAACAGGTCCGTAATTGATGTTGGGGGAAAGCTGCTGCTTGTTCCTCAATTCACATTATACGGCAAGGTCAAAAAGTACAGGCCATCATTTCACAGGGCTTTGGCACCGGACAGGGCAACAGAACTGTTCGATTACTTTGTCGAAAAGTGCCGTGAATATGTCGAAGTCGAAACAGGAGTTTTCGGAGCATTCATGAAAGTGGACCTACTGAACAATGGTCCTGTAACAATTTTGCTTGAAAAGCAATTCGATGATTAA
- the sstT gene encoding serine/threonine transporter SstT → MSIIKKWTETSLILRIVIGLIIGAILGIFVPQYDIIGLPGQLFVSALKAIAPILVFILVCSAISKAKSGIADRFKTVIILYLFSTFLAAMVAIIGSYMFPVSMHLSSVSNVTAPSGLEEIVTNLLLNIFQNPLKSLTEGEYLGILFWSVVVGLALKNVAITGTKAVMSDFAEAITRVVRAIIQCAPFGVMGLVFTSVSESGLGIFTQYGQLILLLVGCIAFVAFVTDPLIAGFTLKRNPYPLVLTCLRESGITAFFSRSSAANVPVNMELCRKLGLDKDFYSISIPLGSTINMEGAAVTITVMTLAVCHTIGIHVALPLAVVLCIISTLGACGSSGVAGGSLLLIPMACSLFGISADISMQAVAVGFIIGVIQDSCETALNSAGDALFSATAEYYERSKRDEPVNFLGEFAK, encoded by the coding sequence ATGAGCATTATTAAAAAATGGACTGAAACAAGTCTTATTTTAAGAATTGTCATCGGTTTGATTATCGGTGCAATCCTGGGAATATTCGTTCCACAATACGATATAATAGGTTTGCCGGGGCAATTGTTTGTAAGTGCCTTAAAAGCTATAGCACCTATATTGGTATTTATATTGGTTTGTTCAGCTATTTCAAAGGCTAAAAGCGGAATTGCAGACAGATTTAAAACAGTAATTATATTATATCTGTTCAGTACCTTTTTGGCAGCTATGGTGGCCATCATCGGAAGTTACATGTTTCCGGTTTCAATGCATTTGTCTTCAGTCAGCAATGTTACAGCTCCAAGCGGGCTTGAAGAGATAGTTACAAATCTTCTTCTGAATATTTTCCAGAATCCTTTAAAATCATTGACAGAAGGGGAATATCTTGGAATATTATTCTGGTCAGTTGTTGTGGGCTTGGCCCTTAAGAATGTCGCAATCACTGGAACCAAAGCGGTCATGTCCGATTTTGCAGAAGCGATTACAAGAGTTGTCCGTGCAATCATCCAATGTGCACCCTTCGGTGTAATGGGTTTGGTATTCACTTCAGTTTCCGAAAGTGGACTTGGAATTTTCACCCAATACGGTCAGCTGATTCTTCTTTTGGTTGGATGCATTGCATTCGTTGCCTTTGTCACAGATCCTCTGATAGCAGGATTTACACTGAAGCGCAATCCTTATCCGTTGGTATTGACATGTCTTAGGGAAAGTGGAATCACTGCATTTTTCTCAAGAAGTTCAGCAGCTAACGTTCCTGTAAATATGGAACTGTGCAGAAAACTGGGTCTTGACAAGGATTTCTATTCAATAAGTATTCCTTTAGGTTCCACAATCAACATGGAAGGTGCGGCAGTAACAATTACTGTAATGACACTTGCCGTATGTCATACAATCGGAATTCATGTCGCACTTCCTTTAGCGGTTGTACTGTGCATAATATCCACACTGGGTGCATGCGGTTCATCAGGAGTTGCAGGAGGATCACTTCTTCTTATTCCAATGGCATGTTCTCTTTTCGGAATATCTGCCGATATTTCCATGCAGGCAGTGGCGGTCGGATTCATCATAGGAGTAATTCAGGATTCCTGTGAAACAGCACTCAACTCAGCAGGAGACGCATTGTTTTCAGCAACAGCGGAATATTATGAAAGGTCAAAAAGAGACGAACCGGTCAATTTCTTAGGAGAATTTGCAAAATGA
- a CDS encoding malate dehydrogenase: MVKVTIMGSTGIIGKNVAFTLARADTVDEIVFFARPQSVEKARGETFDMYDALAAEDIDCKLTPSSDYNDLKDSAIVLITAGIHREEGMNRRDLAIPNGEIVYEYARNVAIHAPDCILMVATNPVDVMTTVALKASGFKKTKVIGIGNHLDSLRLKAYFSRQININSSEVHTRVIGEHGDHMVPLLSSTTIGGIPLKYFVKSVDMEVPRLINRLKKAGNTIISKKGATEYGPSFAISNLISTIITDSHKLLTVSAFLEGEIGDVWDVSLGVPAVLSKKGVAMIVPLHMNDYELKQFQEAANVVKETTDEVLDSLNL; the protein is encoded by the coding sequence ATGGTAAAAGTAACAATAATGGGGTCAACAGGCATTATTGGAAAAAATGTTGCATTCACACTTGCAAGAGCCGATACTGTAGATGAAATAGTATTTTTTGCAAGGCCTCAAAGTGTTGAAAAGGCAAGGGGGGAAACATTTGACATGTATGATGCATTGGCCGCAGAGGACATTGATTGCAAGCTAACACCGTCATCAGATTACAATGACCTTAAAGATTCTGCAATCGTATTGATAACAGCTGGAATTCATCGTGAAGAGGGAATGAACAGACGTGATCTGGCAATACCAAACGGTGAAATAGTCTATGAATATGCACGCAATGTAGCGATACATGCACCTGATTGCATTTTGATGGTAGCTACAAATCCTGTTGATGTTATGACAACAGTCGCATTGAAGGCATCAGGATTTAAGAAAACCAAGGTAATCGGTATTGGAAATCACCTTGACTCCTTGAGACTTAAAGCTTACTTCTCAAGGCAGATTAACATTAACAGTTCAGAAGTTCACACAAGGGTTATCGGTGAACATGGGGACCATATGGTTCCTCTTTTAAGTTCAACAACCATTGGTGGTATTCCATTAAAGTATTTCGTAAAAAGCGTTGACATGGAAGTTCCAAGATTAATAAACAGACTTAAAAAAGCTGGAAACACTATAATTTCTAAAAAGGGAGCGACAGAATACGGTCCTTCATTCGCTATTTCAAATTTGATATCTACAATAATTACAGATTCCCACAAACTGCTTACTGTTTCAGCATTTCTAGAAGGTGAAATTGGTGATGTTTGGGATGTGTCATTGGGTGTGCCTGCTGTATTGTCTAAAAAGGGCGTAGCAATGATTGTTCCACTTCATATGAATGATTATGAACTCAAACAGTTCCAAGAAGCCGCAAATGTTGTAAAAGAAACAACAGACGAAGTCTTAGATAGTCTGAATTTGTAG
- a CDS encoding zinc ribbon domain-containing protein, translated as MSVDRCPNCNKIISPQERICSNCGLKLDNNSIGRINSIYHKSNIAVFVYLIIFLIGALIYAFVNWILAIVVVVILMAVSLYILFK; from the coding sequence ATGTCAGTAGATAGATGCCCTAACTGCAACAAGATAATTTCTCCTCAGGAAAGGATATGCAGCAACTGCGGTTTGAAACTTGATAACAATTCCATCGGCCGCATAAATTCAATATATCACAAAAGCAATATTGCCGTTTTTGTATATCTGATAATTTTTTTAATAGGTGCTTTAATCTATGCTTTCGTTAACTGGATTCTGGCAATAGTTGTTGTGGTGATTTTGATGGCTGTTTCACTTTATATTTTATTTAAATGA
- a CDS encoding amidohydrolase family protein: protein MQKIVNAHCHIYPEKIADKAVLGIRDFYDLDMSLNGKLDDLIRDGSEVGVTHYLVHSVATTPKQVKSINEFIAESVNMHPDIFTGFGTLHPDSNDIQGDFDHLIELGLKGVKLHPDFQRFAMNEERAFKIGEVVSEGEVPMLVHCGDFRYNFSNPDQIKPFLDKFPDIPFIGAHFAGWSIWEEATEKLAGAPNLYVDLSSSLYALSSEKALELIHAYGADRVLWGTDYPMWESKSEMEYFNKIDLTEKERSQILWENAYKLLGLD, encoded by the coding sequence ATGCAAAAAATTGTAAATGCACATTGTCACATTTATCCGGAAAAGATAGCTGATAAGGCAGTACTTGGAATAAGAGATTTCTATGATTTGGACATGTCACTGAACGGAAAGCTTGATGATTTAATCAGGGACGGCAGTGAAGTTGGAGTAACACACTATCTTGTCCATTCAGTTGCAACAACACCAAAACAGGTGAAATCAATTAATGAATTCATTGCAGAGTCAGTCAATATGCATCCGGACATTTTCACAGGTTTCGGAACACTTCACCCTGACAGTAATGACATTCAGGGAGATTTTGACCACCTCATTGAACTTGGCCTTAAAGGAGTCAAACTGCATCCTGATTTCCAGAGATTTGCAATGAACGAAGAGCGTGCATTCAAAATCGGTGAAGTGGTAAGCGAAGGTGAAGTTCCTATGCTTGTTCACTGCGGTGATTTCAGATACAACTTCTCAAATCCAGACCAGATTAAACCATTTTTAGACAAGTTCCCTGATATTCCTTTTATCGGAGCTCATTTTGCAGGCTGGAGCATATGGGAAGAGGCAACAGAAAAGCTTGCAGGCGCTCCTAACCTCTATGTCGATTTAAGTTCAAGCCTGTATGCACTGTCCAGTGAAAAGGCACTTGAGCTGATACATGCTTATGGTGCAGATAGGGTTTTATGGGGTACAGACTATCCGATGTGGGAATCAAAAAGCGAAATGGAATACTTCAATAAAATCGACCTTACAGAAAAAGAAAGATCCCAGATTCTTTGGGAAAATGCATATAAACTTTTAGGATTGGACTGA
- a CDS encoding V4R domain-containing protein encodes MTTSNPIQIILNQNKPDQKMVGIDIIKSPMKYELLDLLRHDEMNFDEIVENTSKSKASVSMHLRDLREEGIVDYKADPTDNRKKIFYLKSDFLGSIDSNKIKKAQKDQTEILISDFEDNDEVDYTTLLTHIFKSLLMEYGMDMSPILQKLGNHIGEYIFNQLYDEDLEIFADNISSYWQKNKLGKLYFKMGAIIKVTCIDCFESRSMQKSGTPICNIEKGILETLFNKFFKLDLNIEEIQCYAMGDEKCVFEIQP; translated from the coding sequence ATGACTACCTCAAACCCGATACAGATTATATTAAACCAAAATAAACCCGACCAGAAAATGGTTGGAATAGACATTATCAAAAGTCCGATGAAATATGAGCTATTAGACCTGCTTAGGCATGATGAGATGAATTTTGATGAAATAGTTGAAAACACATCAAAATCAAAAGCCAGCGTATCTATGCACCTAAGAGATTTACGAGAAGAGGGTATTGTAGACTATAAAGCAGACCCGACAGATAATCGAAAAAAGATTTTTTACTTAAAATCTGATTTTCTAGGATCAATTGATTCCAATAAAATCAAAAAAGCACAAAAAGACCAGACAGAAATTTTAATCAGCGATTTTGAAGACAATGATGAAGTAGACTACACTACCCTCTTAACTCATATATTCAAGTCATTACTGATGGAATACGGAATGGATATGTCTCCGATATTGCAGAAACTCGGAAATCATATTGGAGAATACATATTCAACCAACTATATGATGAGGATCTTGAGATATTTGCAGACAATATCTCATCCTACTGGCAGAAAAACAAGCTTGGAAAACTATATTTTAAAATGGGGGCAATAATCAAGGTAACCTGCATTGACTGTTTTGAATCAAGAAGCATGCAAAAATCAGGAACTCCAATATGCAATATCGAAAAGGGAATCCTTGAAACCCTATTCAATAAATTCTTTAAACTTGACCTTAACATTGAGGAAATACAGTGCTACGCAATGGGAGACGAAAAGTGCGTTTTTGAGATTCAACCTTAA
- a CDS encoding NUDIX domain-containing protein, producing MVTMWGLAVRGICEFNGKVLLLKIRSKSAHDAGRWELPGGKVKKCEFFDEALKREYLEETGLDVDVVSLYNVVRHDYTACKTSEEVKSIQLIMKVTCESDDVKISREHDDFGWFSWDEVEDMISEGLLTGPAVNAFNRG from the coding sequence ATGGTGACTATGTGGGGATTAGCGGTAAGAGGAATTTGCGAGTTCAATGGTAAAGTTTTACTTTTAAAAATCAGGTCAAAATCTGCTCATGATGCAGGAAGATGGGAACTTCCCGGAGGAAAAGTTAAAAAATGCGAATTTTTTGACGAAGCTTTAAAGAGGGAATATCTTGAAGAAACAGGCCTTGATGTGGATGTCGTATCATTGTATAATGTTGTAAGACATGATTACACTGCATGCAAAACATCTGAAGAGGTTAAATCTATTCAGCTGATTATGAAGGTAACATGCGAAAGCGATGATGTGAAAATAAGCAGGGAGCATGATGACTTCGGATGGTTCAGCTGGGATGAGGTTGAGGACATGATTTCAGAAGGCCTTCTAACAGGCCCTGCAGTAAATGCTTTTAACAGGGGATAG
- a CDS encoding MFS transporter — protein MNKKIEDRYIIIIAALIQFTATFVNNMVSVILPDISMELGLNIDMLNWMSLAFLIIIISLSVPLGKVIAQQGVKKFTIINIMLLIAGLMLSIISYEPFMLILSRIIQGMGISALLISIYLIVVNQISEDRLGVALGIVGASGYIGMTAAPTIAGLISLVSWRYVFFFSIPICILILLMFLKVDKEWIGESHPIDKLGALIYIVAMVLFIVGLNDVDETGIFMFVLSIVLFVVLLKIEKKKEYPLINLKLLKNFKLMVADFAAFVSYFTTFISTYLVNFYLQIYLNFEPYMAGFILFTTPIVMVFVSPFSGRWADKYDSRMLSAIAMSILFCVMIMLYHVDQLPFYMLIIILVLQGIGHAMFSPPNNRFALTTVEDEDVSDATSILTTSKELGKTCSIAIFTVVFTLIMGNQVTIMDEIVDLVKTINIMMIISTVLILITIVLLLYSKYRYDEGYNLNALNFIKSIERFIRNIRRVF, from the coding sequence ATGAATAAGAAGATAGAAGACAGATATATTATCATTATTGCTGCTTTAATCCAGTTTACAGCAACTTTCGTAAACAATATGGTATCAGTAATATTACCTGATATTTCAATGGAATTAGGTCTCAACATTGACATGCTGAACTGGATGTCCCTAGCGTTTTTAATTATAATCATATCATTATCAGTTCCTTTAGGAAAGGTTATTGCACAGCAGGGTGTCAAAAAGTTCACAATAATTAATATTATGCTGCTGATTGCAGGTCTGATGTTATCCATTATTTCTTATGAACCGTTCATGCTTATTCTTTCTAGAATCATTCAGGGAATGGGAATTTCAGCTTTGCTTATTAGCATATATCTGATAGTTGTAAATCAGATTTCTGAAGACCGTCTCGGTGTTGCTCTGGGAATTGTCGGAGCAAGCGGATATATAGGAATGACAGCGGCACCGACAATTGCAGGATTAATCTCACTGGTTTCATGGAGATATGTTTTCTTTTTCAGCATTCCAATCTGCATACTGATATTGCTGATGTTTCTAAAAGTAGACAAGGAATGGATAGGTGAAAGCCATCCTATAGATAAATTGGGGGCACTGATTTATATTGTTGCAATGGTATTGTTTATCGTTGGTTTGAATGATGTTGATGAAACTGGTATTTTTATGTTTGTTTTAAGCATTGTTCTGTTCGTTGTTCTTTTAAAAATAGAAAAGAAAAAAGAATATCCTTTAATAAATTTAAAGCTTCTTAAGAATTTCAAGCTGATGGTTGCAGATTTTGCGGCATTCGTGTCATACTTCACAACTTTCATATCCACTTATCTTGTAAACTTTTATCTTCAGATATATCTGAATTTCGAACCCTATATGGCGGGATTTATACTTTTCACAACCCCTATAGTGATGGTATTCGTATCACCGTTTTCAGGTAGATGGGCGGATAAATATGATTCCAGAATGCTTTCAGCTATTGCAATGTCAATACTCTTTTGTGTAATGATAATGTTATATCATGTAGATCAGTTGCCGTTTTACATGCTGATTATAATTCTTGTTTTACAGGGTATAGGTCATGCAATGTTTTCACCGCCGAACAACAGATTTGCACTTACAACAGTTGAGGATGAGGATGTAAGCGATGCAACATCTATTTTAACTACATCCAAAGAATTGGGAAAAACATGCAGTATAGCAATTTTCACAGTTGTTTTTACATTGATTATGGGCAATCAGGTTACTATAATGGATGAAATAGTTGATTTGGTTAAAACAATCAATATTATGATGATTATTTCCACTGTCCTGATATTGATAACTATAGTGCTGCTGCTCTATTCCAAGTACAGGTATGATGAGGGATATAATTTAAATGCATTGAATTTCATAAAATCTATTGAAAGATTTATACGTAATATTAGGAGAGTATTTTAA
- a CDS encoding GGGtGRT protein, translating to MSLFESYERRIDQIIPVLEKYGIKDLQEAKQICLDKGFDPYEIVKGVQPICFENACWAYTLGAAIAIKQGCVKASDAAKAIGEGLQAFCIPGSVADDRQVGLGHGNLASMLLSDESECFAFLAGHESFAAAEGAIGIANSANEVREKPLRVILNGLGKDAALIISRINGFTHVETEFDYFTGEVKVVKEKAYSDGERAKVRCYGADDVREGVAIMHLEGVDVSITGNSTNPTRFQHPVAGTYKKECILQGKKYFSVASGGGTGRTLHPDNMAAGPASYGMTDTLGRMHSDAQFAGSSSVPAHVEMMGLIGMGNNPMVGASVAVAVAIEKAMK from the coding sequence ATGAGTTTATTTGAAAGTTATGAAAGAAGAATTGATCAGATCATTCCTGTTTTAGAAAAATACGGCATCAAAGACCTTCAGGAGGCAAAACAAATATGTCTCGACAAAGGATTTGACCCTTATGAAATTGTTAAAGGTGTTCAGCCAATCTGTTTTGAAAACGCATGCTGGGCATACACTCTCGGAGCAGCTATTGCAATAAAACAAGGATGTGTAAAGGCTTCCGATGCTGCAAAGGCAATAGGTGAAGGACTTCAGGCATTCTGCATTCCTGGAAGTGTGGCTGATGACAGGCAAGTGGGATTAGGTCATGGAAACCTTGCATCAATGCTTTTAAGTGATGAAAGTGAATGTTTTGCATTTCTTGCAGGTCACGAAAGTTTCGCAGCTGCTGAAGGAGCAATAGGTATTGCAAATTCAGCTAATGAAGTCAGGGAAAAACCGTTAAGGGTAATTTTAAACGGGCTTGGAAAAGATGCTGCATTAATCATTTCAAGAATCAACGGATTTACACATGTTGAAACTGAATTTGATTACTTCACCGGTGAAGTTAAAGTAGTTAAAGAAAAAGCTTATTCTGACGGTGAAAGGGCAAAAGTAAGATGTTACGGTGCAGATGATGTGCGTGAAGGTGTTGCAATCATGCATTTGGAAGGCGTTGACGTATCAATTACTGGTAACTCAACAAATCCAACACGTTTCCAGCATCCTGTAGCAGGAACATATAAAAAAGAATGCATCCTGCAGGGTAAAAAATACTTCTCAGTTGCATCCGGTGGAGGAACCGGTAGGACTCTACACCCGGACAACATGGCAGCAGGACCTGCTTCATACGGTATGACCGATACTTTGGGAAGAATGCACTCCGATGCTCAGTTTGCAGGATCATCTTCCGTACCAGCCCACGTTGAAATGATGGGATTGATAGGTATGGGAAACAACCCGATGGTCGGAGCATCTGTAGCTGTTGCAGTTGCTATTGAGAAAGCTATGAAATAA
- a CDS encoding iron-sulfur cluster assembly scaffold protein: MIYSTEIENMCLVRKGANHDPAPIPEEGKWVKAKEISDISGFTHGIGWCAPQQGCCKLTLNIKEGIIEEALVETLGCSGMTHSAAMAGEILVGKTILEALNTDLVCDAINTAMRELFLQIVYGRTQSAFSEGGLQIGAGLEDLGKGHRSQVGTIFSTKEKGPRYLELTEGYITEIGLDEDDEIIGYKYINLGVMLDAIKDGVEPVEAIEKATGQYGRFDDAAKKIDPRKE, translated from the coding sequence ATGATATATTCAACTGAAATTGAAAATATGTGTCTTGTTCGCAAAGGTGCAAATCACGACCCTGCTCCAATTCCTGAAGAGGGAAAATGGGTCAAAGCCAAAGAGATTTCCGATATTTCCGGTTTCACTCATGGAATTGGCTGGTGTGCACCGCAACAAGGATGTTGTAAACTAACTTTAAACATTAAGGAAGGTATTATTGAAGAGGCATTGGTTGAAACTTTAGGATGTTCCGGAATGACTCACTCCGCCGCAATGGCCGGTGAAATCCTCGTTGGAAAAACTATTCTGGAAGCCTTGAACACTGATTTAGTTTGCGATGCTATCAATACTGCAATGCGTGAACTCTTCTTGCAAATCGTATACGGAAGAACCCAGTCTGCATTTTCAGAAGGAGGACTTCAAATCGGTGCAGGTCTTGAGGACTTGGGAAAAGGTCACAGAAGTCAGGTTGGAACTATCTTTTCAACAAAAGAAAAAGGTCCAAGATACCTTGAACTTACAGAAGGTTACATTACAGAGATTGGCCTTGATGAAGATGATGAAATCATTGGTTATAAGTACATTAACTTAGGAGTTATGTTAGATGCAATCAAGGACGGTGTTGAACCTGTTGAAGCTATTGAAAAGGCAACAGGTCAATACGGAAGATTCGACGATGCAGCTAAGAAAATAGACCCTAGAAAGGAGTGA
- a CDS encoding putative quinol monooxygenase, whose product MDFILVLANIEPKEGCQDSLLEVSDELIFETLQEEGNIDYKLLKSTNDDCLTFVEKWESVDALKRHMASPHFLNFGEESEEFIKDMTIQVIGAEELSL is encoded by the coding sequence ATGGATTTCATATTAGTTTTAGCAAATATTGAACCAAAAGAAGGTTGTCAAGATAGTCTTTTAGAAGTTTCCGACGAATTGATATTTGAAACTTTACAGGAAGAAGGAAATATCGATTATAAACTTTTAAAATCTACAAATGATGACTGTTTAACATTTGTTGAAAAATGGGAATCAGTTGATGCCCTTAAAAGACATATGGCTTCACCACACTTCTTAAACTTTGGAGAGGAAAGTGAAGAGTTTATTAAAGATATGACTATTCAAGTTATAGGTGCTGAAGAACTCAGCCTATAA